One Perognathus longimembris pacificus isolate PPM17 chromosome 24, ASM2315922v1, whole genome shotgun sequence DNA segment encodes these proteins:
- the LOC125341613 gene encoding LOW QUALITY PROTEIN: ubiquilin-1-like (The sequence of the model RefSeq protein was modified relative to this genomic sequence to represent the inferred CDS: substituted 1 base at 1 genomic stop codon): MAQSGESGRPQGSPDSPAKGASAPVATAEPKIMKVKVKTPKEKEEFAMPENSSVQQFKEEISKRFKSHTEQLVLIFAGNILKDQDTLSQHGIHDGLTVHLVIKTQNRSQDYSAQQTNTTGNNATNSPPISNPTSGYATSNSFGLGGLGGLACLSSLGLNTTNFSELQSQMQQQLLSNPEMMVQIMENPFVQSMLSNPDLMRQLIMANPQMQQLIQRNPEISHMLNNPDIMRQTLELARNPAMMQEMMRNQDRALSNLESIPGGYNALRRMYTDIQEPMLSAAQEQFGGNPFASLVSSTSSGEGSQPSRTENRDPLPNPWAPQASQSSSASSGSTNTVSGTTGNATSATTGQSTAGPNLAPGVGGASMFNTPGMQSLLQQITKNPQLMQNMLSAPYMRIMMQSLRQNPDLASQMMLNNPLFAGNPQLQEQMRQQLPTFLQQMQNPDTLSAMSNPRAMQALLQVKQGLQTLATEAPGLIPGFNPGLGALGSTGGPSGTNGANTAPSENANPTTGTTEQPGHQQFIQQMLQALAGVNPQLXNPKVRFQQQLEQVSAMGFLNRETNLQALIATGGDINAAIEWLLGSQLS, translated from the coding sequence ATGGCCCAGAGTGGAGAAAGTGGCAGACCTCAGGGCTCTCCGGACAGCCCGGCCAAGGGTGCCAGCGCCCCTGTGGCCACCGCCGAACCCAAGATCATGAAAGTCAAGGTGAAGACCccgaaggagaaggaggagttcGCCATGCCCGAGAACAGTTCCGTCCAGcagtttaaagaagaaatttctaaACGTTTTAAATCACATACTGAACAACTTGTATTGATATTTGctggaaacattttaaaagatcAGGATACTTTGAGCCAGCATGGAATTCATGATGGACTTACTGTTCACCTTGTCATCAAAACTCAAAACAGGTCTCAAGACTATTCAGCTCAGCAGACAAACACTACCGGGAACAATGCTACCAATTCACCCCCTATTAGTAACCCCACATCTGGTTATGCTACCAGCAATTCTTTTGGTTTAGGTGGACTTGGAGGACTTGCATGTTTGAGTAGCTTGGGCTTGAATACTACCAACTTCTCTGAACTACAGAGCCAAATGCAACAACAACTTTTATCCAACCCTGAAATGATGGTCCAGATCATGGAAAATCCCTTCGTTCAGAGCATGCTCTCCAATCCTGACCTGATGAGGCAGTTAATTATGGCCAACCCACAAATGCAGCAGTTGATACAGAGAAATCCAGAAATTAGTCATATGCTTAATAATCCAGATATAATGAGACAAACATTGGAACTTGCCAGGAATCCAGCAATGATGCAGGAAATGATGAGAAACCAGGACCGAGCTTTGAGCAACCTGGAAAGTATCCCCGGAGGATACAATGCTTTGCGCCGCATGTATACAGATATTCAGGAACCAATGCTGAGTGCTGCCCAAGAGCAGTTTGGTGGCAATCCATTTGCTTCCTTAGTGAGCAGTACATCCTCAGGTGAAGGTAGTCAACCTTCTCGTACAGAAAATAGAGATCCATTACCCAATCCATGGGCTCCACAGGCTTCCCAGAGTTCATCAGCTTCCAGTGGCTCCACTAACACTGTGAGTGGCACTACTGGCAATGCTACCAGTGCCACTACTGGGCAGAGTACTGCTGGGCCAAATTTGGCGCCTGGAGTAGGAGGAGCTAGTATGTTCAACACACCAGGAATGCAGAGCTTGTTGCAGCAAATAACTAAAAACCCACAACTTATGCAAAACATGTTGTCCGCCCCTTACATGAGGATCATGATGCAGTCCCTAAGACAGAATCCTGACCTTGCTTCACAGATGATGCTGAATAATCCCCTATTTGCTGGAAATCctcagcttcaagagcaaatgaGACAACAACTCCCAACTTTTCTCCAACAAATGCAGAATCCTGATACATTATCAGCAATGTCAAACCCTAGAGCAATGCAGGCCTTGCTACAGGTTAAGCAGGGTTTACAGACATTGGCAACGGAAGCCCCCGGCCTCATCCCAGGGTTTAATCCTGGCTTGGGGGCATTAGGAAGCACTGGAGGCCCTTCAGGAACCAATGGTGCTAACACCGCACCAAGTGAAAATGCAAACCCTACAACAGGAACTACTGAACAACCTGGACACCAGCAGTTCATTCAACAAATGCTGCAGGCTCTGGCTGGAGTAAACCCACAACTATAGAATCCCAAAGTCAGATTTCAGCAACAACTGGAGCAGGTCAGTGCTATGGGGTTTTTGAACCGTGAAACAAACTTACAAGCACTAATAGCAACAGGAGGAGACATCAATGCAGCTATTGAATGGTTATTGGGCTCTCAACTATCATAG